In Bombus pascuorum chromosome 13, iyBomPasc1.1, whole genome shotgun sequence, a single genomic region encodes these proteins:
- the LOC132913405 gene encoding zinc finger protein GLI4-like has translation MGQGTDTCTDRPAEVSVIRFVSRNRTIEEIAPKKEVYTCKQRGCGKTFTNQDEYKTHETLEALKIRFICREPGCGEELSDPGSMWRHYQERHNNETNVFICPYTNCGSLHTTSINLEEHIENCHRQPSTLPTEPEVICFEDPENAMDEEIVQSTEECYEKRTNESFGIKVCQYDDNNEQNLLRSDTAQQQKNEVSHDQNTANDSSKEDYSSISESLNEAGTFSMNENLILNAENFLSKYESNTNKCPELQSEHSQEKINVVYVNGDITITKNTKNEMCSINSRNQDHRIELDNLEKIFRNELDRDISKSEENTVETNSNCSDDEEYTPKKQRMSRYKQEIYKCAVNGCGRKYKYISHYRHHQDSHKLAANTISSNSSKSILKFKQGKASTVSFFLCKIPGCGAQVSNVTGLWKHYQDNHANSKLPIVQETAKSNEVFRCKIPGCESEFSTTLMLYKHFTEVHSNGTGNNASTNTKTGNGSSFHYTEIFKDDTTNPQANFKTDFKAKNNINVNDCTISTNDQRSSSVVKKETRD, from the exons ATGGGCCAGGGTACGGATACATGCACAGATAGGCCTGCTGAAGTTAGCGTCATCAGATTCGTATCTAGGAATCGTACTATTGAAGAAATAGCCCCCAAAAAG GAAGTATATACTTGTAAACAACGGGGCTGTGGAAAGACATTTACTAATCAAGATGAATACAAAACACATGAAACTCTCGAGGCTTTAAAAATTAGGTTTAT ctGTCGAGAACCAGGATGTGGAGAAGAATTGTCTGATCCTGGAAGCATGTGGCGCCATTATCAAGAACGGCATAATAATGAaacaaatgtatttatatgtcCATACacaaattgtggatctttacATACAACCAGTATCAATCTAGAAGAACATATCGAAAACTGCCATAGACAACCATCAACGTTGCCCACTGAACCAGAAGTAATATGTTTTGAAGATCCCGAAAATGCAATGGATGAGGAAATTGTACAAAGCACAGAGGAATGTTATGAGAAGAGAACAAATGAATCTTTTGGGATAAAAGTATGCCAGTATGATGATAATAATGAGCAAAATCTTCTCAGAAGTGATACTGCACAGCAACAAAAAAATGAGGTTTCTCATGATCAAAATACCGCAAATGATAGTTCAAAAGAAGATTATTCTTCCATTAGTGAATCTTTAAATGAAGCAGGCACATTTTctatgaatgaaaatttaattctaaatgCAGAGAATTTTCTATCTAAATACGAGAGTAACACAAACAAATGTCCAGAACTGCAAAGTGAACATTCccaagaaaaaataaatgtagttTATGTAAATGGTGATATTACCATtacgaaaaatacgaaaaatgaaatgtgCAGTATAAATTCTAGAAATCAAGACCACAGAATTGAACTAGATAATCTAGAAAAGATTTTTAGAAATGAACTTGATCgtgatatttcaaaatctgAAGAGAATACTGTGGAAACAAACAGTAACTGTTCGGATGATGAAGAATACACTCCAAAGAAGCAACGTATGTCTAGGTACAAgcaagaaatttataaatgtgcTGTTAATGGCTGTGGgagaaaatacaaatacatatcCCATTATCGTCATCACCAAGATAGTCATAAATTAGCTGCCAATACAATTAGTTCAAATTCTAGCAAGTCAATACTGAAATTTAAACAAGGGAAAGCCTCAACAGTCAGTTTTTTCTT aTGCAAGATTCCTGGCTGTGGAGCTCAGGTGAGCAATGTAACTGGTTTATGGAAACATTACCAGGACAATCATGCTAATTCAAAACTGCCAATAGTACAAGAAACTGCTAAAAGCAATGAAGTATTTCG TTGTAAAATACCTGGATGTGAATCGGAGTTTAGTACAACACTAATGCTGTACAAACACTTCACTGAAGTGCACTCAAATGGCACTGGCAATAATGCTAGCACAAATACAAAGACTGGGAATGGGAGTAGTTTTCATtatactgaaatatttaaagatgatACTACTAACCCACAAGCAAATTTTAAGACTGACTTTAAAgcaaagaataatattaatgtaaatgaCTGTACGATAAGTACTAATGATCAAAGATCATCATCAGTtgttaaaaaggaaacacggGATTGA
- the LOC132913404 gene encoding iduronate 2-sulfatase isoform X1 yields MFVTLWFINLIIWCTAQKQNFLLIIVDDLRTALGCYGDAKAYTPNIDRLATGAAIFSQAFAQQALCAPSRNSFLTSRRPDTLHLYDFYSYWRKDIGNFTTLPQHLKNNGYITKSVGKVFHPGISSNNSDDSPYSWSEAPFHPFTERYKDAPICQTNMQMLPAQNLLCPVKVSSMPNKTLPDIEIMREAKTFLSNQAGNSSPFFLAVGFQKPHIPFKYPKKYLKNHPLHKFEVPKPYKWSNNVSSIAYNPWNDLRKREDIAALNLKFPWEKIPKSFARLIIQSYYASVTYIDDLIGTLINHLERLSIREDTIIILMSDHGWSLGEHAVWAKYSNYDVALKVPLIVSIPGLTYKKPKENISVNNSSKENQIFIDSIVELVDIFPTIADLANISIPICSTESMQITCSEGITFIPLIRAALKNELILWKKAAFAQYPRPSIEPSIHPNSDEPRLKEIKVMGYTLRTNKYRYIAWLSFNPETMSPNWNNIIAEELYDYSYDKGENQNVAFVGEYAKLKEKLKILLQHGWRNILSAKSNF; encoded by the exons ATGTTTGTTACGTTAtggtttataaatttaatcatttgGTGTACAGctcaaaaacaaaattttcttttaataatcgtCGATGATTTAAGAACTGCTTTAGGATGTTATGGTGACGCTAAAGCGTATACGCCAAATATAGATCGTTTAGCGACAGGAGCTGCCATTTTTTCTCAAGCATTTGCTCAG CAAGCATTGTGTGCACCAagtagaaattcatttttaacaaGCCGAAGACCGGATACACTTCATCTTTATGATTTCTATAGCTATTGGCGAAAAGATATTGGCAACTTTACAACATTGCCCCAACatctaaaaaataatggaTATATTACTAAATCAGTGGGAAAAGTTTTTCATCCAG GAATTAGTTCAAATAATTCTGATGATAGCCCTTATTCATGGTCAGAAGCTCCCTTTCATCCATTTACAGAAAGATATAAAGATGCTCCAATATGTCAAACAAATATGCAGATGCTGCCTGCACAAAATCTT ttatGTCCAGTTAAAGTTTCATCAATGCCAAATAAAACATTACCAGATATAGAAATAATGAGGGAAGCTAAAACTTTTCTATCTAATCAAGCAGGAAATAGTAgtcctttttttttagcaGTTGGATTTCAGAAACCACACATACCATTTAAATAcccaaaaaaatatttaa aaaACCATCCCTTGCACAAATTTGAAGTACCTAAACCTTATAAATGGTCAAATAATGTTAGTAGTATTGCTTATAATCCTTGGAATGATTTAAGAAAAAGGGAAGATATTGCTGCTTTGAATCTTAAATTTCCATGGGAAAAAATACCAA aaagttTTGCTCGGTTAATTATTCAATCATATTATGCATCTGTAACATATATTGATGATTTAATTGGTacattaataaatcatttgGAAAGGTTGTCAATTCGAGAagatactattattatattaatgtcTGACCATG gcTGGTCACTAGGAGAGCATGCAGTATGGGCAAAATATAGCAACTATGATGTTGCTTTAAAAGTACCATTAATAGTATCAATACCTGGGCTTACATAtaaaaaaccaaaagaaaatataagcgTAAATAATTCGTCAAAAGAAAATCAGATATTTATAGATTCAATAGTAGAGTTAGTTGATATTTTTCCAACAATTGCAGATTTAGCAAATATCTCAATACCTATTTGTTCAACTGAAAGTATGCAAATTACTTGCAGTGAAGGAATTACTTTTATACCACTTATAAGAGCTGCTTTAAAAAACGag ttaaTCTTATGGAAAAAGGCGGCGTTTGCGCAATATCCAAGACCAAGCATTGAACCTTCGATACATCCAAATAGTGATGAACCACGTTTAAAAGAGATTAAAGTAATGGGGTATACTCTAAGGacaaataaatatcgttatatagcatggTTATCATTTAATCCTGAAACTATGTCACCAAATTGGAATAATATCATTGCAGAGGAATTGTATGATTACAGTTATGACAAAGGTGAAAACCAGAATGTAGCATTTGTTGGAGAATATGCcaaattaaaggaaaaattaaaaattttattgcaacatggttggagaaatattttatcagctaaatctaatttttaa
- the LOC132913399 gene encoding transcriptional regulator ATRX homolog, with product MSSLFKRDPKNRVYMKERLARVEEVKKSIRSLCDNDSSTPEDVRPSFYKFGNSRDNSIERSSDEDGINRPKQAKRSRRESSEEKSETAHHNQKKGKEHLKNDGHKKIMRDKKVDSNNIRKEKNKIRNLVSSDSDDAIYEKFDEKKTRRHSLLKSKQKGLNLYTEETDSSSGREFQKSKISLSGLSVIKKAGKDRVISTESNPESTSQLIKKTKISKEQSLQFKSHVVKIFNQFKAICSEYEIQMEHVKWKYFKKELTYQESAFNVIEKSKNVINNLKMELNAQEEELTNFYEEWSKSHKVESIAHEDCSLSDNEITKERKDIEESNKSENSLNAASAVSECDNEEIFSDEGTNNTKINVDKNKTNNTLTKVSEKLIGDNEKSDQIISSILENKKKDKTYIRDDLKVIDANEKTSEEYQISTNEHVINESVDDIFEDTAKDIDINDLIEARDECRNENGLKLKELEKNNDNKDENSFTNKKLDTKLTDKNSCPTKIENAKSKLVSSDEIVKSTEEKKNDVLDDIDAEEQAKRAMLESDSETPTNDESLNEKFNESFSTNGSFEEKDVSQSKNIKYDKKGGKDKTQSNSIHENNSLDKLDELINEEVRAKRALLESNSDDSMSPCDKKESLSKKHYSSDSSENSSSDNDIKLKPLIINTSSKKNKDENKNLTKDKKALDSREPACLSKINYAGSDKKLKMIYKVVVEKLPENVLKKYKNALEKSRQYLENKELRSLIDLDRLQNNRKNTFGSTRSSLSRKAKKTKVKEIEDSLLNHLKNKNAEEDSDIIENIREDSDINNDISIAKIQANFQTNRELMLEADAVTKKALLYSSDSDIGERKESTSENSNSEEDKSKTKSKDLSKRSTQKAEKKSSDKENDDKWKKYKWRRNKLLTMKFSSDSDSDVAREKWNKKQKGAEKAEESYIGHSVIKVIKRERRNRRQIIDSDSDLQVINSDTKSNKSVMSEDNISSDSDSSIGKPKKMRKRKTHKSSGSDSSIIEKRTKPKRRRIKNMSSNSDENSDKDLDITNSQGTPGKKGRKNIRKVMKDKQVTSDTKQAAKEEEERLKRIAERQKLYNEMYEARLAGEEKVDKLVLDFDPETKEELVTVHENLVKRLKPHQAEGIKFMWDACFESLERVNSSSGSGCIIAHCMGLGKTLQVIALGHTLLTHEKTGVKTIMIVCPLSTVLNWVNEFTNWLKDIEHDIEIYEMTKLRKNIERKFQLESWQRTGGVLIIGYEMFRNLSGTNNKMRKNMKEAVLQYLINPGPDVVVCDEGHLLKNEDTALSKSMKQIKTLRRIVLTGTPLQNNLIEYHCMVQFVKPNLLGTKKEFSNRFGNPITNGQFDDSTEYDVTLMKKRAYVLHKMLKGCVQRFDYSVLTPFLPPKQEYVIFVSLTEMQINMYQHYLDNFARRIRNANGTLFADFQSLQRIWTHPLVLRMNAEKIEKINEKKFEISDSEGSLKDFIDDAEIETTTSISTEEDDDIVTIDTSVTKNIRTNSKNNRPEAEIIPEEPEKKEEEWWLQFVKHEHFEDMRVSSKLILLFGILKECEQIGDKVLVFSQSLYSLSLIEQFLEKIDNATQNDENLEYIDGHTGSWSLGLDYFRMDGQTSAENRNAWCRIFNESSNTRARLFLISTRTGGLGINLTAANRVIIFDASWNPSHDVQSIFRVYRFGQKKPCYVYRFLAAGTMEEKIYNRQVTKLSLSCRVVDEQQIERHYSNQNLNELYTFERNNGEKPTLNLPKDRLLAEIFLKYKNFVENYHEHDSLLENKAEEELNEEERKQAWLEYEEEKKGKPPIMPSYSMAFPNNMMLNQYKIPPPLGIGTDYEKLRILLQKDYPNATPQTQQMMTANVLTNMYNYMEQHSFYNTTNSIIDQNPNLTSVPNMAQTSYSVPNRIKNLTNQQKDYRTTDIRSGDVDDDVEVTCIH from the exons ATGTCTTCTTTGTTCAA AAGAGACCCTAAAAACAGAGTATATATGAAAGAACGGCTTGCAAGAGTGGAAGAAGTGAAAAAATCAATACGGTCATTGTGTGACAATGATTCAAGTACTCCTGAAGATGTACGACCttccttttataaatttggaaACTCAC gTGATAATTCAATTGAAAGGTCATCTGATGAAGATGGCATTAACAGACCAAAACAAGCAAAAAGGTCTAGAAGAGAATCCTCTGAGGAGAAGAGTGAAACTGCTCATCATAATCAAAAGAAAGGCAaggaacatttaaaaaatgatggGCACAAAAAGATTATGAGAGATAAGAAAGTTGattctaataatataagaaaggaaaagaataaaatcagaAATTTAGTTTCTAGTGATTCAGATGATGcaatttatgagaaatttgatGAAAAGAAGACAAGAAGACATTCATTATTAAAGTCAAAACAAAAAGGTCTCAACTTATATACGGAAGAGACAGACTCTAGTTCTGGTAGAGAATTCcaaaaatcaaaaatttctCTTAGTGGTTTGAGTGTCATTAAAAAAGCTGGGAAGGATCGAGTAATATCCACTGAGTCAAATCCAGAATCCACATCACAGTTAATAAAAAAGACTAAAATCAGTAAAGAACAAAGCTTACAGTTCAAGTCTCATGttgtgaaaatttttaatcaatttaagGCGATTTGTTCAGAGTATGAAATACAAATGGAACatgtaaaatggaaatattttaagaaagaaTTAACATACCAAGAATCAGCGTTTAATGTTatagaaaaatcaaaaaatgtGATCAACAATCTTAAAATGGAACTTAATGcacaagaagaagaattaacaaatttttatgaagaatGGAGTAAAAGTCATAAAGTAGAAAGCATAGCTCATGAGGACTGTTCTTTAAGTGATAACgaaataacaaaagaaagaaaggatatAGAAGAATCAAATAAATCCGAGAACAGCTTGAATGCAGCAAGCGCAGTTTCTGAATGTGAtaatgaagaaatattttctgatgAAGGAacaaataatacgaaaataaacgttgataaaaataaaacaaacaatacATTAACTAAAgtttcagaaaaattaatagGTGACAATGAAAAGAGTGATCAAATTATCTCTTCCATCTTAgagaacaaaaagaaagataaaacttATATAAGAGATGATTTGAAAGTAATTGATGCAAATGAGAAGACATCTGAAGAATATCAGATATCTACAAATGAACACGTTATAAATGAATCCGTAGATGATATATTTGAAGATACAGCTAAAGATATAGACATTAATGATTTGATAGAAGCCAGAGATGAATGTAGGAATGAAAAtggtttaaaattaaaagaacttgaaaaaaataatgataataaagatgaaaactctttcacaaataaaaaattagatacAAAACTTACAGATAAAAACTCGTGCCCtactaaaattgaaaatgcaAAATCTAAATTAGTTTCTTCtgatgaaattgtaaaatcaactgaagaaaagaaaaatgacgTTTTAGATGATATTGATGCCGAAGAACAAGCTAAGAGGGCAATGTTAGAATCGGACTCAGAAACACCCACAAATGACGAATCactgaatgaaaaatttaatgaaagttTCAGCACAAATGgtagtttcgaagaaaaagacgTATCacaatcgaaaaatataaaatatgataaaaaaggaggaaaagataAAACACAAAGTAATTCtattcatgaaaataattcattagACAAACTTGATGAACTCATTAATGAAGAAGTTCGTGCTAAACGTGCACTTCTTGAGTCAAATTCAGATGATTCTATGAGTCCTtgtgataaaaaagaaagtttaagtAAGAAACATTATTCCAGTGACAGTAGTGAAAATTCAAGTTCtgataatgatattaaattgaaaccactaataataaatacttcttcaaagaaaaataaagatgaaaataaaaatcttacaAAGGACAAAAAAGCATTGGATTCTAGAGAACCAGCATgtttatctaaaataaattatgctgggtcagataaaaaattaaaaatgatttataaagTTGTTGTTGAAAAATTACCAGAAAATGTTCTTAAAAAGTATAAGAATGCATTAGAAAAATCTCGACAATATTTAGAGAATAAAGAGCTTAGAAg TCTAATTGATTTGGATAGGTTACAAAACAATCGTAAAAATACTTTTGGCTCGACACGAAGTTCTTTATCTAGAAAAGCAAAAAAGACTAAAGTGAAGGAAATTGAAGATTCCCTATTGAATcatttgaaaaacaaaaatgcaGAGGAAGATTctgatataattgaaaatataaggGAAGATTCTGATATAAACAATGATATTTCAATCGCAAAAATACAAGCTAATTTCCAAACTAATAGGGAATTAATGTTGGAAGCAGATGCAGTTACTAAGAAAGCTCTTTTATATTCTTCCGACTCAGATATTG GTGAACGAAAAGAATCTACTTCTGAAAACAGTAACAGTGAGGAGGACAAAAGTAAAACCAAATCAAAGGATCTTTCAAAACGATCAACTCAAAAAGCTGAAAAAAAGAGTAGTGATAAG GAAAATGATgacaaatggaagaaatataaatggaGACGAAATAAACTATTAACAATGAAGTTCTCCTCTGATTCAGATTCTGATGTTGCAagagaaaaatggaataaaaaacaaaaaggggCAGAGAAGGCAGAAGAAAGTTATAT cgGACATTCAGTTATCAAAGTTATAAAAcgcgaaagaagaaatcgtAGACAGATTATAGATTCTGATTCAGATCTGCAGGTGATAAATtctgatacaaaatcaaataaatctgTCATGTCAGAAGATAATATATCTTCAGATAGTGATTCTTCAATAGGAAAGCCAAAAAAGATGCGTAAACGTAAGACACATAAATCATCTGGTTCTGACTCTTCGATTATAGAGAAAAG AACCAAACCAAAGAGAAGACGCATTAAAAATATGTCCAGTAATAGTGATGAAAATAGCGATAAGGACCTTGATATTACGAATTCTCAAGGAACACCTGGAAAAAAAGGTCGTAAAAATATCCGAAAAGTAATGAAAGATAAGCAAGTTACAAGTGATACTAAGCAAGCTgccaaagaagaagaagaaagactTAAACGTATTGCTGAGAGACAGAAATtg tACAATGAAATGTATGAAGCAAGATTGGCTGGCGAAGAAAAAGTAGATAAGTTGGTATTGGATTTTGATCCTGAAACAAAAGAGGAATTGGTAACTGTCCATGAAAATTTAGTAAAGCGTTTAAAACCCCATCAAGCTGAGGGAATAAAATTCATGTGGGATGCATGCTTTGAATCATTGGAAAGAGTAAATTCTTCTAGCGGATCTGGATGTATAATCGCCCATTGTATGGGACTTGGTAAAACTCTTCAAGTAATTGCCTTGGGTCATACACTTTTAACACATGAAAAAACTGGTGTTAAAACAATTATGATCGTTTGTCCCTTGAGCACGGTACTTAATTGGGTAAATGAATTTACGAATTGGTTAAAGGATATAGAACATGACATTGAGATTTACGAAATGACTAA attaaggaaaaatatagaacGAAAGTTTCAATTGGAAAGCTGGCAAAGAACTGGTGGTGTACTCATTATTGGTTATGAAATGTTTAGAAATCTAAGTGGCACAAACaataaaatgagaaagaatATGAAAGAAGCAGTTTTACAGTACTTAATAAATCCTGGTCCAGATGTCGTAGTTTGCGATGAAGGACATCTACTAAAAAATGAGGATACTGCTCTCAGTAAATCAATGAAACAGATTAAAACATTACGAAGGATTGTACTTACAGGAACACCACTCcaaaataatttgatagaat ATCACTGTATGGTACAGTTTGTAAAGCCAAATCTTTTAGGAACGAAGAAGGAATTTTCAAACAGATTTGGGAATCCAATAACTAATGGTCAATTTGATGATTCTACCGAATATGATGTTACATTAATGAAAAAACGAGCATACGTTTTACATAAGATGTTAAAGGGCTGTGTACAAAGGTTTGATTATTCTGTACTAACACCGTTTTTACCACCGAAACaggaatatgtaatttttgtcAGTCTAACTgaaatgcaaattaatatGTATCAACATTATTTGGATAATTTTGCGAG GCGAATACGCAATGCCAATGGAACTCTTTTCGCAGATTTTCAATCATTACAAAGAATATGGACACATCCCTTGGTTTTGCGAATGAATgcagaaaagatagaaaagataaatgaaaagaaattcgaaatcaGTGATTCGGAGGGTTCTTTAAAAGACTTTATTGACGATGCCGAAATAGAGACTACGACCAGTATAAGTACTGAAGAGGATGACGATATTGTAACCATTGATACAAgtgttacaaaaaatataagaactaattcaaaaaataatagacCAG aaGCTGAAATAATTCCTGAGGAAcctgaaaaaaaagaagaggaatgGTGGTTACAGTTTGTTAAACATGAACACTTTGAAGATATGAGAGTTTCTTCTAAATTGATACTTCTTTTTGGAATCCTGAAGGAATGTGAACAAATCGGAGACAAAGT CTTGGTATTTTCACAATCGTTGTATTCATTATCTCTAATCGAGCagtttcttgaaaaaatcGATAATGCAACAcaaaacgatgaaaatttgGAATATATAGATGGACATACTGGAAGTTGGTCATTGGGGTTGGACTATTTTCGGATGGATGGTCAAACatctgctgaaaatagaaacgcATGGTGcagaatatttaatgaatcATCAAATACAAGAGCAAGATTATTCCTAATCTCAACCAGAACAGGTGGACTGGGAATTAATTTGACCGCTGCCAATCGTGTTATTATTTTTGACGCAAGTTGGAATCCTTCTCATGATGTCCAAAGTATATTTCGTGTATACAG atTTGGTCAAAAGAAACCATGTTATGTTTATCGATTTCTAGCGGCTGGAACGATGGAAGAAAAGATTTACAATCGACAAGTGACGAAACTATCACTTTCTTGTAGAGTCGTCGATGAACAACAAATAGAACGTCATTATAgcaatcaaaatttaaatgaattgtACACATTTGAACGAAACAACGGAGAGAAACCGACTCTGAATTTACCTAAAGATAGATTATTAgcagaaatatttctaaaatataaaaattttgtagagAACTATCATGAACATGATTCTCTTTTGGAAAATAAA GCAGAGGAAGAACTGAatgaggaagaaagaaagcaagCTTGGTTAGAATatgaagaggaaaagaaaggaaaaccACCAATAATGCCATCATATTCAATGGCGTTCCCAAATAATATGATGTTAAATCAATATAAGATACCGCCACCATTGGGTATTGGCACGGATTATGAAAAACTCCGAATACTTCTTCAAAAGGAT taTCCTAATGCAACACCACAAACCCAACAAATGATGACTGCTAATGTATTAAcaaatatgtacaattacaTGGAACAACATTCTTTCTACAATACTACAAATTCAATAATCGATCAG AATCCAAACTTAACTTCAGTACCCAATATGGCTCAAACATCTTATTCAGTACCGAATAGAATTAAGAATTTGACCAATCAACAGAAAGATTATAGGACTACTGATATTAGATCTGGAGATGTTGATGATGATGTAGAGGTAACGTGCATACATTAA
- the LOC132913404 gene encoding iduronate 2-sulfatase isoform X2 has product MFVTLWFINLIIWCTAQKQNFLLIIVDDLRTALGCYGDAKAYTPNIDRLATGAAIFSQAFAQQALCAPSRNSFLTSRRPDTLHLYDFYSYWRKDIGNFTTLPQHLKNNGYITKSVGKVFHPGISSNNSDDSPYSWSEAPFHPFTERYKDAPICQTNMQMLPAQNLLCPVKVSSMPNKTLPDIEIMREAKTFLSNQAGNSSPFFLAVGFQKPHIPFKYPKKYLKNHPLHKFEVPKPYKWSNNVSSIAYNPWNDLRKREDIAALNLKFPWEKIPKSFARLIIQSYYASVTYIDDLIGTLINHLERLSIREDTIIILMSDHGWSLGEHAVWAKYSNYDVALKVPLIVSIPGLTYKKPKENISVNNSSKENQIFIDSIVELVDIFPTIADLANISIPICSTESMQITCSEGITFIPLIRAALKNELILWKKAAFAQYPRPSIEPSIHPNSDEPRLKEIKVMGGIV; this is encoded by the exons ATGTTTGTTACGTTAtggtttataaatttaatcatttgGTGTACAGctcaaaaacaaaattttcttttaataatcgtCGATGATTTAAGAACTGCTTTAGGATGTTATGGTGACGCTAAAGCGTATACGCCAAATATAGATCGTTTAGCGACAGGAGCTGCCATTTTTTCTCAAGCATTTGCTCAG CAAGCATTGTGTGCACCAagtagaaattcatttttaacaaGCCGAAGACCGGATACACTTCATCTTTATGATTTCTATAGCTATTGGCGAAAAGATATTGGCAACTTTACAACATTGCCCCAACatctaaaaaataatggaTATATTACTAAATCAGTGGGAAAAGTTTTTCATCCAG GAATTAGTTCAAATAATTCTGATGATAGCCCTTATTCATGGTCAGAAGCTCCCTTTCATCCATTTACAGAAAGATATAAAGATGCTCCAATATGTCAAACAAATATGCAGATGCTGCCTGCACAAAATCTT ttatGTCCAGTTAAAGTTTCATCAATGCCAAATAAAACATTACCAGATATAGAAATAATGAGGGAAGCTAAAACTTTTCTATCTAATCAAGCAGGAAATAGTAgtcctttttttttagcaGTTGGATTTCAGAAACCACACATACCATTTAAATAcccaaaaaaatatttaa aaaACCATCCCTTGCACAAATTTGAAGTACCTAAACCTTATAAATGGTCAAATAATGTTAGTAGTATTGCTTATAATCCTTGGAATGATTTAAGAAAAAGGGAAGATATTGCTGCTTTGAATCTTAAATTTCCATGGGAAAAAATACCAA aaagttTTGCTCGGTTAATTATTCAATCATATTATGCATCTGTAACATATATTGATGATTTAATTGGTacattaataaatcatttgGAAAGGTTGTCAATTCGAGAagatactattattatattaatgtcTGACCATG gcTGGTCACTAGGAGAGCATGCAGTATGGGCAAAATATAGCAACTATGATGTTGCTTTAAAAGTACCATTAATAGTATCAATACCTGGGCTTACATAtaaaaaaccaaaagaaaatataagcgTAAATAATTCGTCAAAAGAAAATCAGATATTTATAGATTCAATAGTAGAGTTAGTTGATATTTTTCCAACAATTGCAGATTTAGCAAATATCTCAATACCTATTTGTTCAACTGAAAGTATGCAAATTACTTGCAGTGAAGGAATTACTTTTATACCACTTATAAGAGCTGCTTTAAAAAACGag ttaaTCTTATGGAAAAAGGCGGCGTTTGCGCAATATCCAAGACCAAGCATTGAACCTTCGATACATCCAAATAGTGATGAACCACGTTTAAAAGAGATTAAAGTAATGGG AGGAATTGTATGA